Proteins from a single region of Fundulus heteroclitus isolate FHET01 chromosome 12, MU-UCD_Fhet_4.1, whole genome shotgun sequence:
- the nudt12 gene encoding peroxisomal NADH pyrophosphatase NUDT12, with amino-acid sequence MTSLQLSAKEEMVEKFLDAAARGDVSQVSTLLSHAPSLINKTGFSGWTALMLAARNGHHHVAEKLLSLGCDRFTLNSSSQTAYDVAKFWGHRHIASLLSRSADGCERILLGPELGPQENYFSRETLDRLSWRRTDQVWLESKRSDPDTVYLLFSNLSPMVSTSQEDNTERQEDFTLCRFRYEDVKDLLQKPSTVMIFLGIEKVKNPPSSSQTVESVSEPPVWFAVNTDEDAAALLKRCREKNCLFPRSPNRDLLKLSEEEAGIVAQARSVLAWHSRYSFCPTCGSSTRPEEGGYKRSCLNSECRSLQGVHNTCYPRVDPVVIMLVIHPDGNQCLLGRKKEFPAGMFSCLAGFVEPGETLEEAVRREVEEESGVKVGPVRYVSCQPWPMPSNLMIGCLAVAMSTDIKVDENEIEEARWFPRQQVIDSLFRGARPAFVFPPRQTIAHQLIRHWICMNSNL; translated from the exons ATGACGAGCCTGCAGCTGAGCGCCAAGGAGGAGATGGTGGAGAAGTTTCTGGACGCCGCGGCTCGAGGAGACGTGTCCCAGGTGTCCACCCTTCTGTCCCACGCCCCGTCGCTCATCAACAAAACGGGCTTCAGTGGCTGGACGGCGCTGATGCTGGCAGCTCGTAACGGCCACCACCATGTGGCGGAGAAGCTGCTGTCGCTCGG TTGTGACAGGTTCACTCTAAACAGTTCGTCCCAGACTGCCTACGACGTCGCCAAGTTCTGGGGCCACAGACACATCGCCAGCCTGCTGAGCCGCTCAGCCGATGGCTGCGAACGAATCCTGCTGGGCCCCGAGCTCGGCCCGCAGGAAAACTACTTCAGCAGGGAGACGCTGGACCGGCTGAGTTGGAGGAGGACCGACCAGGTCTGGTTAGAGAGCAAGCGGAGCGACCCGGACACAGTCTACCTCCTGTTCTCCAACCTCAGCCCCATGGTCAGCACGTCCCAGGAGGACAACACTGAACGG CAGGAGGACTTCACGCTGTGCCGGTTCAGGTATGAAGATGTGAAGGACCTCCTGCAGAAACCGTCAACGGTGATGATCTTCCTAGGAATAGAGAAGGTAAAGaatcctccctcctcctctcagaCCGTAGAGAGTGTCTCTGAGCCTCCAGTTTGGTTCGCCGTCAACACAGACGAAGATGCTGCTGCGCTGCTTAAACGCTGCAGAGAAAAGAACTGCTTATTCCCAAGATCTCCCAACAGGGACCTTCTGAAGCTCAGTGAGGAGGAGGCAG GCATCGTGGCACAGGCTCGATCCGTGCTGGCCTGGCACAGCCGGTACAGTTTCTGTCCGACCTGCGGCAGCAGCACCCGTCCCGAGGAGGGCGGATACAAGAGAAGCTGTTTAAACTCTGAATGCAGGAGCCTCCAGGGGGTCCACAACACCTGCTACCCAAGAGTCG ACCCAGTGGTCATCATGCTGGTGATCCACCCTGATGGAAACCAGTGTCTGCTGGGGAGAAAGAAGGAGTTCCCCGCGGGGATGTTCTCCTGTTTAGCAGGATTCGTAGAGCCCG GGGAGACGCTGGAGGAGGCGGTGAggagggaggtggaggaggagagcggCGTGAAGGTCGGCCCGGTCCGCTACGTCTCCTGCCAGCCTTGGCCCATGCCCTCCAACCTCATGATCGGCTGCCTCGCCGTTGCCATGTCCACCGACATCAAAGTGGACGAGAACGAGATCGAGGAGGCTCGGTGGTTTCCACGGCAACAG GTGATTGATTCTTTGTTCAGAGGAGCTCGTCCCGCCTTCGTCTTCCCTCCCAGACAGACAATCGCCCATCAGCTGATCAGACACTGGATCTGCATGAACTCCAACCTCTGA